A genomic window from Euleptes europaea isolate rEulEur1 chromosome 9, rEulEur1.hap1, whole genome shotgun sequence includes:
- the LOC130483016 gene encoding homeobox protein not2-like, translating into MLRSPTAAWRDLHAPPTREAPPPPPKSRFDIESLLAKPEPARPRSPPPPAAWPAPRLACALGLLPLPALYLARPPAATPTGEPPRPACPSRPDGLELSTCAAAHALSTPLPWRSGGLCKMKRVRTVFTPEQLERLEKEFLKQQYMVGTERVDLAATLHLTETQVKVWFQNRRIKWRKQSLEQKAAKLSQFGASQPTSTERPEEQDSEGDPVEVDV; encoded by the exons ATGCTGCGGAGCCCGACGGCCGCCTGGCGGGACCTCCACGCCCCCCCCACCCgggaggcgccgccgccgccgcccaagAGCCGCTTCGACATCGAGTCGCTGCTGGCCAAGCCGGAGCCCGCCCGGCCCCGCAGccccccgccgcccgccgccTGGCCGGCCCCGCGCCTGGCCTGCGCCCTCGGCCTGCTGCCCCTGCCCGCCCTCTAcctggcccgcccgcccgccgccacCCCCACAGGTGAgccgccccgccccgcctgcCCCTCGCGCCCCGACG GCCTGGAGCTCTCTACATGTGCAGCAGCCCACGCCCTAAGCACTCCCCTTCCGTGGAGATCTGGGGGTCTCTGCAAGATGAAGAGGGTCCGCACAGTCTTTACTCCGGAGCAGCTGGAGCGGCTGGAGAAGGAGTTCCTCAAGCAGCAGTATATGGTGGGCACGGAGCGTGTGGATCTGGCTGCCACCCTGCACCTCACGGAGACGCAG GTGAAGGTGTGGTTCCAGAACAGAAGAATAAAGTGGAGAAAGCAGAGCTTGGAGCAGAAGGCCGCGAAGCTGTCGCAGTTTGGGGCGTCGCAGCCGACTTCCACTGAGCGGCCTGAGGAACAGGACAGTGAAGGAGACCCCGTGGAAGTTGACGTCTAG